The following proteins come from a genomic window of Salminus brasiliensis chromosome 15, fSalBra1.hap2, whole genome shotgun sequence:
- the gcgrb gene encoding glucagon receptor, which produces MSLYLLMMLLTLASHTQVSLALKVLMEQWASYRNECIQSFRNTPPAAGVVCNRTFDNYACWPDGSPGSVVNVSCPRYLPWHQKVQQGQVYRVCGADGRWGDSKNTSECEENNPGMKEYGQILSKFRAMYTVGYSLSLAALVLAFGILAAFRKLHCMRNNIHMNLFASFILRAASILVKDALLDMINTAQTGHYHYHNQSWVNVKMFAGCRAAMVMMQYSVIANNYWLLVEGLYLHSLLSITVFSERNYFYIYLGIGWGAPIIFVLPWVTVKYLYENELCWERNVNMGYWWIIRSPILFAYLINFFIFIRIIKILMSKLKAHQMRYTDYKFRLAKSTLTLIPLLGIHAILFTFVIDESVSKESLLRLIRLFYDLLFSSFQGLLVAILYCFVNKEVQNEMLKRWRRWKLGKDLEEEYRHTHSQTPHAKSSTAMALPPDRSDTPEPQESAPPSEESRRLVISCHRNGTSVGQGRGRAGLHLVSEPHEGASNCSSLTEDICLEERLHCTDGPSGVEECDV; this is translated from the exons ATGTCTCTGTATCTGCTTATGATGCTCTTAACACtggcctcacacacacag GTGTCCTTGGCTCTCAAGGTTTTGATGGAGCAATGGGCGAGCTACAGGAACGAGTGTATTCAGAGCTTCCGGAACACTCCACCTGCTGCAG GTGTGGTCTGTAACCGGACGTTTGATAATTACGCCTGCTGGCCTGATGGATCTCCCGGCTCGGTCGTTAACGTGTCCTGTCCGCGGTACCTGCCGTGGCATCAGAAAG ttcagCAGGGCCAGGTGTATCGAGTGTGTGGTGCAGATGGGCGATGGGGGGACAGTAAAAACACCAGTGAGTGTGAAGAGAACAATCCTGGAATG aagGAGTATGGGCAGATCCTCAGTAAATTCAGGGCGATGTACACAGTGggctattctctctctctggcagcTTTGGTCCTCGCATTTGGCATACTGGCAGCCTttag GAAGCTGCACTGCATGAGGAACAACATCCACATGAACTTGTTCGCCTCCTTTATCCTTCGCGCCGCGTCCATCCTGGTGAAAGATGCACTGCTGGACATGATCAACACTGCCCAGACAGGACATTACCACTATCACAACCAGAGCTGGGTCAATGtgaag ATGTTTGCTGGGTGTCGTGCTGCCATGGTGATGATGCAGTACAGCGTGATAGCCAATAACTACTGGCTGCTGGTGGAGGGTTTATACCTGCACAGTCTTCTGTCCATCACTGTCTTCTCAGAGAGGAACtatttttacatatatctgGGCATTGGCTGGG GTGCTCCAATTATATTTGTGTTGCCGTGGGTAACAGTCAAGTACCTGTACGAGAATGAACT ATGCTGGGAGAGAAACGTAAACATGGGCTACTGGTGGATAATCCGCTCACCCATTCTGTTTGCCTATCTG ATTaatttctttatatttattaGAATTATAAAGATCCTGATGTCCAAACTTAAGGCCCATCAGATGAGGTACACAGACTATAAGTTCAG ACTGGCTAAGTCCACCCTTACACTCATTCCTCTGTTGGGAATTCACGCCATCCTCTTCACCTTCGTCATTGATGAGTCGGTCTCTAAAGAGTCTCTGCTGCGGCTCATTCGGCTCTTCTACGACCTGCTCTTCAGCTCCTTTCAG GGGCTTCTGGTGGCTATTTTGTACTGCTTCGTCAACAAAGAG GTTCAGAATGAGATGTTGAAGcggtggaggaggtggaagcTTGGGAAGGATCTCGAGGAGGAGTACCGACACACCCACAGCCAAACTCCACATGCCAAAAGCAGCACGGCCATGGCTTTGCCTCCGGACCGCTCGGATACTCCGGAGCCTCAGGAATCAGCCCCGCCGTCCGAGGAGAGCAGGAGGCTAGTGATCAGCTGCCATCGCAACGGGACGAGCGTGGGccaagggagagggagggcggGGCTGCACCTGGTCTCCGAACCACACGAGGGCGCCAGTAACTGCAGCTCTCTGACGGAGGACATCTGTTTGGAGGAGCGACTGCACTGCACGGACGGTCCGAGCGGGGTGGAGGAGTGCGATGTTTGA